One stretch of Methylococcus capsulatus DNA includes these proteins:
- a CDS encoding O-antigen ligase family protein: MALVFDKGLFAVLLALIFWLPLPWGSNWEGAVYFFSSIAFVLGAGCCLLYAHGGLPLTTAFRKAWPAMLLIGASVVWVAFQGSTWFSDLAEKWGPRAALVYPDARQIDPGLLFSFSTDPYYTRLAAFRGAAYLAMFAIILLLVRDQPRVRWLAYTMVSCGVFEALYGSAKSLTGLEFGFFGKEIGKAVATGTFVHRNHLAGLLEMTLAVGVGLLISGRYSSPGGNWRDWLRGLATFLLSEKAPLRIAVVIMAVGLVLTRSRMGNVGFAASLTIAGAVYLLFVRSSKFSRGLVLVFFLSIVLVDVLVIGSYFGIEEVARRLEQTTVVEASNRVDLFDYALPYVSDYLPFGAGAGSFVASFLPYGGPEVVTPYDHAHNDYLEFLGEWGIGFLPMALAVALSLVVALFALRQRHDAVLKAAAFASFMGILALLIHSCVDFNLQIPANAGFFVVLMALAWVSAFSHPHRDAKTSPTVDAKYGSRSLRRRRQ; the protein is encoded by the coding sequence GTGGCTTTGGTATTTGACAAGGGGTTGTTTGCGGTTCTGTTGGCCTTGATCTTTTGGCTGCCACTGCCCTGGGGCAGCAACTGGGAAGGGGCTGTTTATTTTTTTTCCAGCATCGCATTCGTGCTCGGAGCGGGTTGTTGCCTGTTGTATGCTCACGGTGGTCTTCCGCTCACGACCGCGTTTCGCAAGGCGTGGCCTGCTATGCTTCTGATCGGCGCGAGTGTCGTCTGGGTGGCTTTCCAAGGCTCCACATGGTTTTCCGATTTGGCGGAAAAGTGGGGTCCTCGGGCTGCACTGGTCTATCCGGATGCGCGCCAGATCGATCCCGGGCTTTTGTTTTCTTTTAGTACCGATCCGTACTACACCCGCCTCGCAGCATTCCGGGGGGCTGCCTATCTGGCCATGTTCGCGATCATTCTGTTGCTTGTCCGCGATCAGCCGAGGGTCCGGTGGCTGGCCTATACGATGGTGAGCTGCGGGGTCTTCGAAGCCTTGTACGGTTCGGCCAAGTCATTGACGGGACTGGAGTTCGGTTTCTTCGGCAAGGAGATTGGCAAAGCCGTCGCGACCGGCACCTTTGTCCACCGCAATCACCTTGCCGGCCTCCTGGAGATGACGTTGGCGGTGGGGGTTGGCTTGTTGATTTCCGGCAGGTATTCCTCTCCCGGTGGCAACTGGCGCGATTGGCTGCGAGGGCTGGCGACCTTCCTGCTCAGCGAGAAGGCACCTCTTCGCATCGCGGTCGTGATCATGGCGGTCGGTTTGGTGCTCACACGGTCTCGCATGGGGAACGTGGGGTTCGCGGCTTCCTTGACCATCGCCGGCGCCGTCTACTTGCTGTTTGTGCGATCCTCGAAGTTCTCGAGAGGTCTCGTGTTGGTCTTCTTCTTGAGCATAGTGCTCGTCGATGTCCTGGTCATCGGCAGTTATTTCGGAATCGAAGAAGTGGCGCGGCGCTTGGAGCAGACTACGGTAGTGGAGGCGTCGAATCGGGTCGATCTGTTCGACTATGCATTGCCATATGTGTCGGACTACCTGCCGTTCGGTGCGGGAGCGGGTTCCTTCGTGGCGTCTTTTCTGCCTTATGGCGGGCCGGAGGTGGTCACTCCTTACGATCATGCCCATAACGACTATCTGGAGTTTCTCGGCGAATGGGGGATAGGGTTTCTGCCCATGGCGCTCGCTGTGGCGTTGAGTCTGGTGGTTGCGTTGTTTGCGCTGCGTCAGCGGCATGACGCTGTGCTGAAGGCTGCGGCTTTTGCCTCGTTCATGGGTATCCTGGCGCTATTGATACATTCATGCGTTGACTTCAATTTGCAGATACCGGCAAACGCCGGCTTCTTTGTTGTGCTCATGGCGTTGGCATGGGTTTCAGCTTTTAGTCATCCGCATCGCGATGCTAAGACATCTCCAACTGTGGATGCCAAGTATGGAAGCAGATCGCTCCGAAGGAGACGGCAGTGA
- a CDS encoding outer membrane beta-barrel protein, with the protein MSRERRHIFCRGVLLFGLFAAIPAVRVVAGGMGANAPSGYSSYVSPLVSGGADSPYLRTRPILDTGGAPTEGAGWLEGFRLPLLTRIRVGEYYDDNVFYSNLNRRSSFVTVVNPQFLVPMRFGKQNLGLGYSFRGSIYENASQNNYVDNYLNAFGDLEFNHRARLMLNGSLVFAHDPIGTMFSQGNVANLLSEPNEWHEETFGAQFRYGANKAKGRFDLYFNFVSRTYDNHPLLTKGRDVNGYTLGGTFYYRVMPKTSLLVQVDQILSDYQYTPPGAPSLDSLQGRYLAGVLWEPTAKTTGSLRAGYLTKDFSDSSLGAFGLPTYEAAVSWAPQTYSTFRLAASRIANESVYLGASFSDSQYYALSWNHVWLERFSSRLEVNAREDKYQNSDINNRGYGVFAGFYYKPQHWLTTGLNYFYNQRRSTRNQYDYDRNMIELNFQMNM; encoded by the coding sequence GTGAGCAGGGAACGAAGGCATATCTTCTGCCGCGGGGTCCTACTGTTCGGTCTGTTTGCAGCGATACCCGCTGTAAGGGTGGTTGCTGGAGGTATGGGGGCAAACGCTCCAAGCGGGTATAGTTCGTATGTTTCTCCCTTGGTATCAGGAGGTGCGGATAGCCCTTATCTTCGGACTCGCCCCATCCTGGATACTGGGGGAGCGCCGACCGAGGGTGCAGGCTGGCTGGAAGGGTTTCGGCTGCCATTATTGACGCGAATCCGTGTGGGCGAATATTACGACGACAATGTCTTTTATAGTAATCTGAATCGCCGGTCTTCTTTCGTCACTGTCGTGAACCCGCAATTTTTGGTTCCGATGCGTTTTGGTAAACAGAATTTGGGGTTGGGTTATTCCTTTCGCGGCAGCATTTACGAAAATGCCTCGCAAAACAATTATGTCGATAATTATCTCAATGCGTTTGGGGATCTGGAATTCAATCACCGTGCCAGGCTAATGTTGAACGGCAGTCTGGTCTTTGCTCACGATCCGATCGGCACTATGTTCAGTCAGGGTAATGTGGCCAATTTGCTGAGCGAGCCCAACGAATGGCATGAGGAGACTTTCGGAGCACAGTTCCGCTATGGGGCGAACAAGGCAAAAGGACGCTTTGACCTTTACTTCAATTTTGTGAGCAGAACCTACGATAACCATCCGTTGCTCACCAAGGGCAGAGACGTCAATGGCTATACGCTCGGAGGTACGTTTTACTATCGGGTGATGCCAAAAACCTCGCTATTGGTCCAAGTGGACCAGATTTTGTCAGACTATCAGTACACTCCACCGGGTGCACCGTCATTGGATAGCCTGCAAGGTCGTTACTTGGCGGGTGTATTGTGGGAACCCACTGCAAAAACGACGGGTTCGCTCCGTGCGGGATACCTGACCAAGGACTTCAGCGATTCATCGCTGGGGGCCTTTGGTTTGCCGACCTATGAAGCCGCGGTTTCCTGGGCACCCCAGACCTATTCCACGTTTCGACTCGCAGCGTCGAGAATCGCTAACGAATCGGTTTATTTAGGGGCGTCGTTTAGCGACAGCCAATATTACGCTTTGTCCTGGAACCATGTGTGGCTCGAACGTTTCAGCAGCCGCCTCGAAGTCAATGCCCGCGAAGATAAGTACCAAAACTCGGACATCAACAACAGGGGTTATGGCGTGTTTGCGGGTTTTTATTACAAACCTCAACACTGGCTGACGACGGGGCTTAACTATTTCTACAATCAGCGGCGCTCGACTCGGAATCAATACGACTATGACCGAAACATGATAGAGCTGAATTTTCAGATGAATATGTAG
- a CDS encoding polysaccharide biosynthesis/export family protein, whose protein sequence is MKRIIYFVCLLVAVIPFYCHGEERPAVSDYRLGSGDLIKIYVLNEENLSMEVRLSDAGTISYPFLGEIHALGRTVSELAAEITRGLKGPYLVDPKVSVSVVEYRKFFIGGEVKAPGGYPFQPGLTIQKAVALAGGFTERASSDIVVIHEDDPMQTPVDANLMTPVRPGDVITVKESFF, encoded by the coding sequence ATGAAACGGATTATTTATTTCGTTTGTTTGTTGGTTGCAGTGATCCCGTTCTATTGCCATGGCGAGGAACGTCCTGCGGTGTCTGACTACCGTTTGGGTTCGGGGGATTTGATCAAGATTTACGTCCTCAATGAGGAAAACCTCAGCATGGAAGTCAGATTGAGTGACGCTGGGACGATTTCCTATCCCTTTCTTGGGGAAATCCATGCGTTGGGGCGCACTGTCAGCGAGCTTGCGGCTGAAATCACTCGTGGTCTGAAGGGGCCTTATTTAGTCGATCCTAAGGTTAGCGTCAGTGTGGTCGAGTATAGAAAGTTTTTCATCGGGGGAGAGGTAAAAGCACCGGGCGGTTATCCGTTTCAGCCGGGTCTTACCATACAGAAGGCGGTGGCTTTGGCAGGTGGCTTTACGGAAAGAGCATCAAGCGACATCGTAGTGATCCACGAAGATGATCCTATGCAAACGCCGGTAGATGCGAATCTGATGACGCCGGTGCGGCCTGGGGACGTCATTACCGTTAAAGAAAGTTTTTTCTGA